A portion of the Microlunatus phosphovorus NM-1 genome contains these proteins:
- a CDS encoding DUF881 domain-containing protein: MSAPAAGTTNPRRPDASMDLLRQIVEQPIDPDYYESAAHRLGDRPPVRRWALAATVALAGLLFAIGAVQTTQRAPLAATERDELITRIKAAESTLETQRAEIAVLDSDVARLRVTAASGDSAAEARLAEIDRLGASVGTVAVTGPGVVVVVDDAHGSDNDTRDRVLDLDLQILVNGLWQSGAEAISINGHRLSALTAIRGAGEAITVDYRSLNRPYRVEAIGDPRTLPASFAQTSAGAWWNDLARNRGMTYSLSGADSLTLSADPGMVLRYAREIR; this comes from the coding sequence GTGAGTGCTCCAGCTGCCGGGACGACGAATCCGCGTCGGCCCGACGCCAGCATGGATCTGCTCCGTCAGATCGTGGAGCAGCCGATCGACCCTGACTACTACGAGTCGGCGGCACACCGTCTCGGTGATCGGCCGCCGGTCAGGCGCTGGGCGCTGGCAGCGACGGTCGCGCTGGCCGGATTGCTGTTTGCGATCGGAGCGGTGCAGACCACGCAGCGGGCGCCGCTGGCCGCGACCGAGCGGGATGAGTTGATCACCCGGATCAAGGCGGCCGAGAGCACGCTCGAGACCCAGCGGGCCGAGATCGCGGTCCTCGACTCCGACGTCGCCCGGTTGCGAGTCACCGCCGCGAGCGGGGACAGCGCGGCCGAGGCGCGGCTGGCCGAGATCGACCGGCTGGGTGCCTCGGTCGGCACCGTGGCAGTCACCGGTCCCGGTGTGGTGGTGGTCGTCGACGATGCACACGGCTCCGACAACGACACGCGAGATCGGGTCCTCGATCTGGACCTGCAGATCCTGGTGAACGGTCTGTGGCAGTCGGGTGCCGAGGCGATCTCGATCAATGGTCATCGGCTTTCGGCCCTGACCGCGATCCGTGGTGCGGGCGAGGCGATCACCGTCGACTATCGCTCGCTGAATCGGCCCTATCGGGTGGAGGCGATCGGCGATCCGCGGACTCTGCCGGCTTCGTTCGCCCAGACGAGCGCCGGCGCCTGGTGGAACGACCTGGCGCGTAATCGTGGCATGACGTATTCGCTCAGCGGCGCGGACTCCTTGACCCTCAGTGCCGATCCCGGCATGGTGCTTCGATACGCCCGGGAGATCCGATGA